In Oryza glaberrima chromosome 8, OglaRS2, whole genome shotgun sequence, the following are encoded in one genomic region:
- the LOC127782222 gene encoding glutamate decarboxylase-like isoform X3 — protein sequence MVLSHASSGRDDAVRCTFATRYACETLPRFRMPEQSIPREAAYQIINDELMLDGNPRLNLASFVTTWMEPECDKLIMDSVNKNYVDMDEYPVTTELQNRCVNMIAHLFNAPIKEDETAIGVGTVGSSEAIMLAGLAFKRKWQNKRKEQGKPCDKPNIVTGANVQVCWEKFARYFEVELKEVKLSEGYYVMDPVKAVEMVDENTICVAAILGSTLTGEFEDVKLLNNLLTEKNKETGWDVPIHVDAASGGFIAPFLYPELEWDFRLPLVKSINVSGHKYGLVYPGVGWVIWRSKEDLPEELIFHINYLGTDQPTFTLNFSKGSSQIIAQYYQLIRLGFEGYKNIMQNCMENTAILREGIEATGRFEILSKEAGVPLVAFSLKDSGRYTVFDISENLRRFGWIVPAYTMPANAEHVAVLRVVIREDFSRSLAERLVSDIVKILHELDAHSAQVLKISSAIAKQQSGDDGVVTKKSVLETEREIFAYWRDQVKKKQTGIC from the exons ATGGTGCTCTCGCACGCGAGCTCCGGCCGGGACGACGCCGTGCGCTGCACCTTCGCGACGCGCTACGCCTGCGAGACGCTGCCGCG GTTCAGGATGCCGGAGCAGTCGATCCCGAGGGAGGCGGCGTACCAGATCATCAACGACGAGCTGATGCTGGACGGGAACCCGCGGCTGAACCTGGCGTCCTTCGTCACCACGTGGATGGAGCCCGAGTGCGACAAGCTCATCATGGACTCCGTTAACAAGAACTACGTCGACATGGACGAGTACCCTGTCACCACGGAGCTCCAG AACCGTTGTGTGAATATGATAGCTCACCTGTTCAATGCACCAATCAAGGAGGATGAAACAGCTATTGGAGTTGGGACGGTGGGATCCTCAGAAGCAATTATGCTTGCAGGACTGGCATTCAAGAGGAAGTGGCAAAACAAACGGAAGGAACAGGGGAAGCCATGTGACAAACCCAACATTGTTACTGGTGCTAATGTTCAG GTTTGCTGGGAGAAATTTGCCAGATATTTTGAAGTAGAACTGAAGGAGGTTAAGCTCAGTGAAGGATACTATGTCATGGATCCTGTAAAAGCTGTTGAAATGGTGGATGAGAACACTATATGCGTTGCGGCCATCTTGGGCTCTACTCTCACTGGAGAGTTTGAGGATGTTAAGTTATTGAATAATCTCCTAACAGAAAAGAATAAGGAAACTGG GTGGGATGTGCCAATTCATGTTGATGCAGCAAGTGGAGGATTTATAGCACCTTTTCTATACCCTGAGCTTGAATGGGACTTCAGGCTACCACTGGTGAAGAGCATCAATGTCAGTGGGCACAAGTATGGCCTTGTGTATCCAGGTGTTGGTTGGGTCATTTGGCGAAGCAAAGAGGATTTGCCTGAAGAACTCATTTTCCATATAAACTATCTGGGGACAGACCAGCCGACGTTCACTCTGAACTTCTCCAAAG GTTCCAGCCAGATAATCGCACAGTACTATCAACTAATACGCCTGGGATTCGAG GGATACAAGAACATCATGCAGAATTGCATGGAGAACACAGCAATACTAAGGGAAGGCATAGAGGCGACTGGTCGATTCGAAATCCTCTCCAAGGAGGCCGGTGTGCCCTTGGTGGCGTTCTCGCTCAAGGACAGCGGCAGGTACACCGTGTTCGACATCTCCGAGAACCTGAGGAGGTTCGGCTGGATCGTGCCGGCGTACACCATGCCGGCCAACGCCGAGcacgtcgccgtcctccgcgtCGTCATCAGGGAGGACTTCAGCCGGAGCCTCGCCGAGCGGCTCGTCTCGGACATCGTCAAGATCCTGCACGAGCTGGACGCCCATTCGGCCCAGGTGCTGAAGATCTCCAGCGCCATCGCGAAGCAGCAAtcgggcgacgacggcgtggtcACCAAGAAGAGCGTCCTGGAGACCGAGAGGGAGATCTTCGCGTACTGGAGGGACCAGGTGAAGAAGAAGCAGACCGGAATCTGCTAG
- the LOC127782222 gene encoding glutamate decarboxylase-like isoform X2: MVVSVAATDSDTAQPVQYSTFFASRYVRDPLPRFRMPEQSIPREAAYQIINDELMLDGNPRLNLASFVTTWMEPECDKLIMDSVNKNYVDMDEYPVTTELQNRCVNMIAHLFNAPIKEDETAIGVGTVGSSEAIMLAGLAFKRKWQNKRKEQGKPCDKPNIVTGANVQVCWEKFARYFEVELKEVKLSEGYYVMDPVKAVEMVDENTICVAAILGSTLTGEFEDVKLLNNLLTEKNKETGWDVPIHVDAASGGFIAPFLYPELEWDFRLPLVKSINVSGHKYGLVYPGVGWVIWRSKEDLPEELIFHINYLGTDQPTFTLNFSKGSSQIIAQYYQLIRLGFEGYKNIMQNCMENTAILREGIEATGRFEILSKEAGVPLVAFSLKDSGRYTVFDISENLRRFGWIVPAYTMPANAEHVAVLRVVIREDFSRSLAERLVSDIVKILHELDAHSAQVLKISSAIAKQQSGDDGVVTKKSVLETEREIFAYWRDQVKKKQTGIC; this comes from the exons ATGGTGGTGAGCGTGGCCGCGACCGACTCGGACACGGCCCAGCCGGTGCAGTACTCCACCTTCTTCGCCTCCCGCTACGTCCGCGACCCGCTCCCGCG GTTCAGGATGCCGGAGCAGTCGATCCCGAGGGAGGCGGCGTACCAGATCATCAACGACGAGCTGATGCTGGACGGGAACCCGCGGCTGAACCTGGCGTCCTTCGTCACCACGTGGATGGAGCCCGAGTGCGACAAGCTCATCATGGACTCCGTTAACAAGAACTACGTCGACATGGACGAGTACCCTGTCACCACGGAGCTCCAG AACCGTTGTGTGAATATGATAGCTCACCTGTTCAATGCACCAATCAAGGAGGATGAAACAGCTATTGGAGTTGGGACGGTGGGATCCTCAGAAGCAATTATGCTTGCAGGACTGGCATTCAAGAGGAAGTGGCAAAACAAACGGAAGGAACAGGGGAAGCCATGTGACAAACCCAACATTGTTACTGGTGCTAATGTTCAG GTTTGCTGGGAGAAATTTGCCAGATATTTTGAAGTAGAACTGAAGGAGGTTAAGCTCAGTGAAGGATACTATGTCATGGATCCTGTAAAAGCTGTTGAAATGGTGGATGAGAACACTATATGCGTTGCGGCCATCTTGGGCTCTACTCTCACTGGAGAGTTTGAGGATGTTAAGTTATTGAATAATCTCCTAACAGAAAAGAATAAGGAAACTGG GTGGGATGTGCCAATTCATGTTGATGCAGCAAGTGGAGGATTTATAGCACCTTTTCTATACCCTGAGCTTGAATGGGACTTCAGGCTACCACTGGTGAAGAGCATCAATGTCAGTGGGCACAAGTATGGCCTTGTGTATCCAGGTGTTGGTTGGGTCATTTGGCGAAGCAAAGAGGATTTGCCTGAAGAACTCATTTTCCATATAAACTATCTGGGGACAGACCAGCCGACGTTCACTCTGAACTTCTCCAAAG GTTCCAGCCAGATAATCGCACAGTACTATCAACTAATACGCCTGGGATTCGAG GGATACAAGAACATCATGCAGAATTGCATGGAGAACACAGCAATACTAAGGGAAGGCATAGAGGCGACTGGTCGATTCGAAATCCTCTCCAAGGAGGCCGGTGTGCCCTTGGTGGCGTTCTCGCTCAAGGACAGCGGCAGGTACACCGTGTTCGACATCTCCGAGAACCTGAGGAGGTTCGGCTGGATCGTGCCGGCGTACACCATGCCGGCCAACGCCGAGcacgtcgccgtcctccgcgtCGTCATCAGGGAGGACTTCAGCCGGAGCCTCGCCGAGCGGCTCGTCTCGGACATCGTCAAGATCCTGCACGAGCTGGACGCCCATTCGGCCCAGGTGCTGAAGATCTCCAGCGCCATCGCGAAGCAGCAAtcgggcgacgacggcgtggtcACCAAGAAGAGCGTCCTGGAGACCGAGAGGGAGATCTTCGCGTACTGGAGGGACCAGGTGAAGAAGAAGCAGACCGGAATCTGCTAG
- the LOC127782222 gene encoding glutamate decarboxylase-like isoform X1, whose translation MVVSVAATDSDTAQPVQYSTFFASRYVRDPLPRFRMPEQSIPREAAYQIINDELMLDGNPRLNLASFVTTWMEPECDKLIMDSVNKNYVDMDEYPVTTELQNRCVNMIAHLFNAPIKEDETAIGVGTVGSSEAIMLAGLAFKRKWQNKRKEQGKPCDKPNIVTGANVQVCWEKFARYFEVELKEVKLSEGYYVMDPVKAVEMVDENTICVAAILGSTLTGEFEDVKLLNNLLTEKNKETGCRWDVPIHVDAASGGFIAPFLYPELEWDFRLPLVKSINVSGHKYGLVYPGVGWVIWRSKEDLPEELIFHINYLGTDQPTFTLNFSKGSSQIIAQYYQLIRLGFEGYKNIMQNCMENTAILREGIEATGRFEILSKEAGVPLVAFSLKDSGRYTVFDISENLRRFGWIVPAYTMPANAEHVAVLRVVIREDFSRSLAERLVSDIVKILHELDAHSAQVLKISSAIAKQQSGDDGVVTKKSVLETEREIFAYWRDQVKKKQTGIC comes from the exons ATGGTGGTGAGCGTGGCCGCGACCGACTCGGACACGGCCCAGCCGGTGCAGTACTCCACCTTCTTCGCCTCCCGCTACGTCCGCGACCCGCTCCCGCG GTTCAGGATGCCGGAGCAGTCGATCCCGAGGGAGGCGGCGTACCAGATCATCAACGACGAGCTGATGCTGGACGGGAACCCGCGGCTGAACCTGGCGTCCTTCGTCACCACGTGGATGGAGCCCGAGTGCGACAAGCTCATCATGGACTCCGTTAACAAGAACTACGTCGACATGGACGAGTACCCTGTCACCACGGAGCTCCAG AACCGTTGTGTGAATATGATAGCTCACCTGTTCAATGCACCAATCAAGGAGGATGAAACAGCTATTGGAGTTGGGACGGTGGGATCCTCAGAAGCAATTATGCTTGCAGGACTGGCATTCAAGAGGAAGTGGCAAAACAAACGGAAGGAACAGGGGAAGCCATGTGACAAACCCAACATTGTTACTGGTGCTAATGTTCAG GTTTGCTGGGAGAAATTTGCCAGATATTTTGAAGTAGAACTGAAGGAGGTTAAGCTCAGTGAAGGATACTATGTCATGGATCCTGTAAAAGCTGTTGAAATGGTGGATGAGAACACTATATGCGTTGCGGCCATCTTGGGCTCTACTCTCACTGGAGAGTTTGAGGATGTTAAGTTATTGAATAATCTCCTAACAGAAAAGAATAAGGAAACTGG ATGCAGGTGGGATGTGCCAATTCATGTTGATGCAGCAAGTGGAGGATTTATAGCACCTTTTCTATACCCTGAGCTTGAATGGGACTTCAGGCTACCACTGGTGAAGAGCATCAATGTCAGTGGGCACAAGTATGGCCTTGTGTATCCAGGTGTTGGTTGGGTCATTTGGCGAAGCAAAGAGGATTTGCCTGAAGAACTCATTTTCCATATAAACTATCTGGGGACAGACCAGCCGACGTTCACTCTGAACTTCTCCAAAG GTTCCAGCCAGATAATCGCACAGTACTATCAACTAATACGCCTGGGATTCGAG GGATACAAGAACATCATGCAGAATTGCATGGAGAACACAGCAATACTAAGGGAAGGCATAGAGGCGACTGGTCGATTCGAAATCCTCTCCAAGGAGGCCGGTGTGCCCTTGGTGGCGTTCTCGCTCAAGGACAGCGGCAGGTACACCGTGTTCGACATCTCCGAGAACCTGAGGAGGTTCGGCTGGATCGTGCCGGCGTACACCATGCCGGCCAACGCCGAGcacgtcgccgtcctccgcgtCGTCATCAGGGAGGACTTCAGCCGGAGCCTCGCCGAGCGGCTCGTCTCGGACATCGTCAAGATCCTGCACGAGCTGGACGCCCATTCGGCCCAGGTGCTGAAGATCTCCAGCGCCATCGCGAAGCAGCAAtcgggcgacgacggcgtggtcACCAAGAAGAGCGTCCTGGAGACCGAGAGGGAGATCTTCGCGTACTGGAGGGACCAGGTGAAGAAGAAGCAGACCGGAATCTGCTAG
- the LOC127781116 gene encoding probable potassium transporter 4, whose protein sequence is MSSSHTVTVSMDVEAGQKNKDKKGISQDLILAYKTLGVVFGGLVTSPLYVYPSMNLTNPTEEDYLGIYSIMFWTLTLIGVVKYICIALNADDHGEGGTFAMYSLLCQHANIGILPSKKIYTEEENLISNQPVVAGRPGRLRRFIESSIIARRLLLLTAILGMCMLIGDGILTPAISVLSAIDGLRGPFPSVSKPAVEGLSAAILVGLFLLQKYGTSKVSFMFSPIMAAWTFATPVIGVYSIWRYYPGIFKAMSPHYIVRFFMTNQTRGWQLLGGTVLCITGAEAMFADLGHFSKRSIQIAFMSSIYPSLVLTYAGQTAYLINNVDDFSDGFYKFVPRPVYWPMFIIATLAAIVASQSLISATFSVIKQSVVLDYFPRVKVVHTSKDKEGEVYSPETNYMLMLLCVGVILGFGDGKDIGNAFGVVVILVMLITTILLTLVMLIIWGTHVVLVALYLVPFLLLEATYVSAVCTKILRGGWVPFAVSVALAVVMFGWYYGRQRKTEYEAANKVTLERLGELLSGPGVRRVPGLCFFYSNRQDGGWLTPVLAHYIRNMRSLHEVTVFLTLRYLLVAKVDGKDRVQAVRRLGPAGVYGCTIQYGYADAIDFEEDDIAGQVVGALRERVVDGEEEGERVEAARAAGVVHVRGKMRFHVGKDTRLFDRVLLGFYELLHGACRSALPALGIPLQQRVEIGMLYKA, encoded by the exons ATGTCTTCATCTCACACGGTGACAGTCTCCATGGATGTTGAAGCCGGACAGAAAAACAAAGAT AAGAAGGGGATCAGCCAAGATCTGATCCTGGCTTACAAGACTCTTGGTGTTGTTTTCGGTGGCCTTGTTACCTCACCACTCTACGTCTACCCATCCATGAATTTGACGAATCCTACTGAAGAAGACTACCTGGGAATATACAGCATCATGTTCTGGACCCTCACTCTCATTGGCGTAGTCAAGTACATATGCATCGCTCTCAACGCTGACGACCACGGCGAAG GTGGCACATTTGCCATGTATTCTCTGCTCTGTCAGCACGCAAACATTGGGATCCTTCCATCCAAGAAGATCTACACTGAGGAAGAGAACCTGATCTCGAATCAGCCTGTCGTAGCTGGAAGGCCTGGAAGACTGAGAAGGTTCATCGAAAGCAGCATAATCGCcaggaggctgctgctgctcacaGCCATCCTAGGCATGTGCATGCTCATCGGCGATGGCATCCTCACTCCTGCAATCTCAGTCTTGTCAGCGATTGATGGACTCAGAGGCCCGTTCCCATCCGTCAGTAAAC CTGCTGTGGAGGGCCTGTCGGCCGCGATTCTCGTTGGGCTGTTCTTGCTGCAGAAGTACGGCACGTCGAAGGTGAGCTTCATGTTCTCGCCGATCATGGCGGCGTGGACGTTCGCCACCCCGGTCATCGGCGTGTACAGCATCTGGCGCTACTACCCTGGCATCTTCAAAGCCATGTCGCCGCATTACATCGTCAGGTTCTTCATGACGAACCAGACCAGAGGCTGGCAGCTACTCGGCGGCACCGTCCTCTGCATCACAG GTGCCGAGGCGATGTTCGCGGATCTTGGTCACTTCAGCAAGAGGTCCATCCAGATCGCGTTCATGTCGAGCATATACCCTTCGCTGGTGCTGACGTACGCCGGGCAGACGGCGTACCTGATCAACAACGTCGACGACTTCAGCGACGGGTTCTACAAGTTCGTGCCGCGGCCGGTGTACTGGCCGATGTTCATCATCGCGACGCTGGCGGCGATCGTGGCGAGCCAGTCGCTGATCTCGGCCACCTTCTCCGTCATCAAGCAGTCGGTGGTGCTGGACTACTTCCCGCGGGTGAAGGTGGTGCACACGTCCAAGGACAAGGAAGGGGAGGTGTACTCGCCGGAGACCAACTACATGCTGATGCTGCTGTGCGTGGGCGTCATCCTCGGCTTCGGCGACGGCAAGGACATCGGCAACGCGTTCGGGGTGGTGGTGATCCTCGTGATGCTCATCACCACCATCCTGCTCACGCTGGTGATGCTCATCATCTGGGGCACCCACGTCGTGCTGGTGGCGCTCTACTTAGTGCCGTTCCTGCTCCTCGAGGCCACATACGTGAGCGCCGTGTGCACCAAGATCCTCCGCGGCGGGTGGGTGCCGTTCGCGGTGTCGGTGGCGCTGGCGGTGGTCATGTTCGGGTGGTACTACGGCCGGCAGCGGAAGACGGAGTACGAGGCGGCGAACAAGGTGACGCTGGAGCGGCTCGGCGAGCTGCTGTCCGGCCCCGGCGTGCGCCGCGTCCCGGGCCTCTGCTTCTTCTACAGCAACAGGCAGGACGGCGGGTGGCTCACCCCGGTGCTCGCGCACTACATCAGGAACATGCGGTCGCTGCACGAGGTGACCGTGTTCCTCACGCTCCGGTACCTGCTGGTGGCGAAGGTGGACGGCAAGGACAGGGTGCAGGCCGTGCGCCGGCTGGGGCCAGCGGGGGTGTACGGCTGCACGATCCAGTACGGGTACGCCGACGCGATCGACTTCGAGGAGGACGACATCGCCGGGCAGGTGGTGGGGGCGCTGCGGGAGCGGGTCgtcgacggggaggaggagggggagcgggtggaggcggcgagggcggccggGGTGGTGCACGTGAGGGGGAAGATGAGGTTCCACGTCGGGAAGGACACGAGGCTGTTCGACCGGGTGCTGCTCGGGTTCTACGAGTTGCTGCACGGCGCGTGCCGCTCCGCGCTGCCGGCGCTCGGGATCCCGCTGCAGCAGCGCGTCGAGATCGGCATGCTCTACAAGGCCTAA